The Verrucomicrobiia bacterium genome window below encodes:
- a CDS encoding rhomboid family intramembrane serine protease yields MSQRFLVYPILFLAITQLIPLLLGGERRWYAAQISQLSVTLLACCGAIYFSRDPVWVPISWALFAAFVVAPSVLTSVAAGKEVSGDWRGAAMFRQLAGRVAWGQTGRLYRRYAAALGRVARGQTEEALLALDQLAMQPMPLMISGVVRTWKLSLLVTLRQWERAVAFYESTYDWGTLGQATQARLLAARALAEIGQIGRALRNLQFVALSPRTLGAKQTQLWGARVCVAALAGDTASVESLLRQREYARRSRKFARFAAYWRGRCALARGERETAAQGLTRALALTRPQNHLWPDAISQHLQRAQTEELPAQWAAQDPAYAHGQDLLQRAEKDTAAWRALMYMGRPEPVTLALLVILAVAYLIGDVFLSGEMQEKFLLWAGNSSATIQQGEWWRIFTALFLHANWLHLIMNGAGLWIFGTAVEKTMGRWRFLVVFLVAGALGNLASAFVAHYDVAIGASGGIFGVIGAFAVAVWRLRSPMYHGLRRRLLVVLALMVATDFTIGGLEPQVDNLAHVGGFVAGILIALVLYRQRDRIAAR; encoded by the coding sequence ATGAGTCAACGTTTCCTTGTTTACCCGATCCTGTTTCTTGCGATTACGCAACTGATCCCGCTGCTGCTGGGGGGCGAGCGGCGTTGGTACGCGGCACAAATCTCCCAGTTGTCCGTCACGCTCCTGGCCTGTTGTGGGGCGATCTATTTCAGCAGGGATCCCGTATGGGTTCCGATCTCGTGGGCACTCTTCGCCGCGTTCGTCGTCGCGCCGTCCGTGCTGACTTCCGTGGCGGCGGGGAAGGAAGTAAGCGGCGATTGGCGTGGCGCCGCCATGTTCCGTCAGTTGGCGGGACGGGTTGCCTGGGGGCAAACCGGCCGATTGTATCGGCGTTATGCCGCGGCACTGGGGCGGGTCGCGCGCGGGCAAACGGAGGAGGCGTTGTTGGCGCTCGATCAACTCGCCATGCAGCCGATGCCACTGATGATCAGTGGCGTTGTCCGAACGTGGAAACTGTCGCTGCTGGTGACGCTGCGGCAGTGGGAGCGGGCTGTGGCGTTTTACGAGAGCACTTACGACTGGGGCACGCTGGGACAGGCGACACAGGCGCGGTTGCTCGCCGCGCGCGCACTGGCGGAGATCGGCCAGATCGGACGCGCCCTGCGCAACCTGCAGTTCGTCGCGCTGTCACCGCGCACACTGGGCGCGAAACAAACGCAACTGTGGGGAGCGCGTGTCTGCGTAGCGGCACTGGCGGGTGACACGGCATCCGTCGAATCTCTGCTACGGCAACGTGAGTACGCCCGCCGATCCCGCAAGTTCGCACGATTCGCGGCCTACTGGCGGGGCCGATGCGCGCTGGCACGCGGCGAACGCGAGACGGCGGCGCAAGGGCTCACGCGCGCGTTGGCGCTGACACGGCCGCAGAACCACTTATGGCCCGATGCCATCTCGCAACATTTGCAGCGGGCGCAAACGGAGGAGTTACCGGCGCAGTGGGCCGCGCAGGACCCGGCGTACGCACACGGGCAGGACCTGCTGCAACGCGCGGAGAAGGACACGGCCGCGTGGCGCGCGTTGATGTACATGGGGCGACCCGAGCCCGTGACGCTGGCTCTGCTGGTGATCCTGGCGGTGGCGTATTTGATCGGGGATGTGTTTTTAAGCGGCGAGATGCAGGAGAAGTTCCTGTTGTGGGCCGGCAATAGCTCCGCCACGATTCAGCAAGGTGAATGGTGGCGCATTTTCACGGCGCTTTTCCTGCACGCGAATTGGCTGCACTTAATAATGAACGGCGCCGGGTTGTGGATTTTTGGGACGGCAGTCGAGAAGACGATGGGGCGCTGGCGCTTTCTCGTCGTGTTCCTGGTGGCTGGCGCGTTGGGGAACCTGGCCAGCGCGTTCGTGGCGCATTACGACGTGGCTATCGGCGCGAGCGGCGGGATTTTTGGTGTGATCGGCGCCTTTGCTGTCGCGGTGTGGCGATTGCGTTCGCCCATGTATCACGGTTTGCGAAGGCGGTTGCTGGTGGTGTTGGCGTTGATGGTCGCCACGGACTTCACCATTGGCGGACTCGAACCGCAAGTGGATAACCTGGCCCACGTCGGCGGCTTCGTGGCCGGCATTCTCATCGCTCTGGTTTTGTATCGGCAACGAGATCGGATCGCCGCGCGGTAA
- a CDS encoding DUF1559 domain-containing protein, translated as MQKTPDVVTHGKTARHAAFTLIELLVVIAIIGILAAMLLPALNKAREKGRRALCLSNLRQIGQGMIMYSDDYDGWFPNNVGNAGDISTANMLNSEVGIGGGAGQNVGGFTCFARFLVKKHYIGSTGVFVCPSDRFTGSRSPGKGGIPSDWKLVRWWNLSYFYIAKMGVKLPLKGSSTGGIYMLCADRSTTSAQTTPPMTPDSAHGTDGRNVLFTDNHVDWINGPSVDDLYKLIQDDWGYYNNPDPPLQSPQTIGQHDGT; from the coding sequence ATGCAAAAAACCCCTGACGTCGTTACTCACGGAAAAACGGCAAGACATGCCGCTTTCACTTTGATCGAACTCCTTGTCGTCATCGCCATCATCGGCATTCTCGCTGCGATGCTCCTGCCCGCGCTCAACAAGGCCCGTGAAAAGGGAAGACGCGCCCTTTGTTTGAGCAACCTCCGGCAGATTGGGCAGGGAATGATCATGTACTCGGATGACTACGATGGTTGGTTCCCGAATAACGTCGGTAATGCTGGGGACATATCGACTGCGAACATGCTGAACAGCGAAGTCGGCATAGGTGGGGGTGCCGGCCAAAATGTGGGAGGCTTCACCTGCTTCGCCCGGTTCCTCGTGAAGAAACACTACATTGGCAGCACGGGAGTGTTTGTCTGCCCCAGCGACAGGTTCACGGGCAGCCGCAGCCCGGGGAAGGGTGGTATACCATCAGACTGGAAATTAGTAAGATGGTGGAATCTCAGCTACTTCTACATCGCAAAGATGGGCGTTAAGCTGCCTTTGAAGGGTTCCAGCACAGGCGGTATTTACATGCTATGCGCGGACCGATCAACCACATCGGCACAGACTACCCCCCCCATGACGCCAGACTCTGCGCACGGCACCGACGGGCGCAATGTCCTTTTCACGGACAATCATGTGGATTGGATTAACGGCCCTTCAGTCGATGACCTTTACAAATTAATCCAAGATGATTGGGGCTACTACAACAATCCCGATCCACCTTTGCAATCGCCTCAGACTATCGGCCAGCACGATGGCACTTAG
- a CDS encoding LamG-like jellyroll fold domain-containing protein, translating into MGSIPYVGIWTNTSTAGTGFGQWQFSPTTNNGNVFYYIQTSTLNDNGGSAGNGGNDINNGGVAWGMTALNSTLANATRTFNSALTTNQTFQIDMDNGNITAGGSVGFALQNSSTQNVWQYFFTGGSNTYAIDAASVSGPALPSFTRDGMRLTFSLTSPSTYSVTVLTYAAGGLAGAGTTTTYTGSLNNPGGGQVITSVRLFNFNAGSGTNNNAYFNNMIISPGVATDNAANSGYSTAGTTFRVWAPSATAMHVSGTWNGFNTSATPLFSEGNGNWSADVAGALNGHQYQYYISNSTVGTNVTKQDPRARRVVNSASNSYIYNPTNFNWAGDNFTAPGLSNAVIYEMCIGSFNDPNAPNNAGTFYDATNRLAFLKQLGITAVEVMPINEFPGDFSWGYNPAGIFAAESAYGGPDGFKTFVKVAHQLGIAVLLDVVHNHWGGNSAGNGYGDLYHSVWQFDGTSSGGFGGIYFYQDSCRGFAQTWGPRPNFDTSQVYQFIKDNITMWMSECHVDGFRWDSVGEIEGDYPCGDTLTSGINLIADVSGMIHSQAGGKINIGEDNPNNQTGANGFDGTWDNNAFFGNVQPQLSASSDSARNMGSISFAVNINHNGGGMGNWGNVVFTEDHDQCGDGNGSGAQRIPVRIDNNNPTSYFARKRSSLGAALTLTTAGMPMLLQGQEMLTTSQFGAVIPINWGLTNTWSTIVSLYTDLIRLRRNLDGRSAGLTGVNTSTIWQDNLSKMIAYRRWNTGNVGDDVIVICNFANTNWPAYNITGFPHTGIWYTQLNSDFTKYGSDYGNFGSLSTTVSVNTATISIAPYSVLIMSQNVPGAPPTPQGVTATTIGTNQINVSWGASGGATGYIVKRGGSPIATTAATTYSDTGLSVGATYCYSVAATNNLGGTSADSVSACAATLPATSATNLLAYWTLDEGTGSTAFDSSGNTNTGAVTLGGGGWTGGMVNGALSFDGESTQVLVSNAASLNPVQTITISAWVNAQYWFNTPRIVEKGKTDNQYALFVNGSGSLEFLLTGVTGGNLSITPPSAGVWHHVAGTYDGSSISLYVDGQLAAQHPASGPLAITTDPLAIGDKPSGSVLTSFAGIIDDVRIYGSGLPANQVAQLYGTDSVGDGIANWWRLQYFGSSSTTNSSTCGACDYDGTGQNNLFKYVAGLDPTDITSVFYLQIATVTNQDAQQNLLFNPLASGRTYVPQYSTDLASGVWFPLLDYLGPSTNGNQVTITDTIAAPPQKFYRIDISVP; encoded by the coding sequence ATGGGCTCGATTCCTTACGTCGGCATCTGGACCAATACCAGCACCGCCGGTACCGGCTTTGGTCAGTGGCAATTCAGTCCCACCACCAACAACGGTAACGTGTTCTACTACATCCAGACTTCCACCCTGAACGACAACGGCGGATCCGCTGGAAATGGCGGCAACGACATCAATAACGGCGGAGTCGCCTGGGGCATGACGGCGCTCAACAGCACGCTGGCCAATGCCACCCGAACGTTCAACAGCGCACTGACCACGAACCAGACTTTCCAGATCGACATGGACAACGGAAACATAACCGCGGGCGGCAGCGTTGGGTTTGCCCTGCAAAACAGTTCCACCCAGAATGTCTGGCAGTACTTTTTCACGGGCGGCTCCAACACGTACGCGATCGACGCGGCAAGCGTTAGCGGCCCGGCGTTACCCAGCTTCACCCGCGACGGCATGCGGTTGACGTTTTCGCTGACCTCCCCCAGTACGTATTCGGTCACGGTCCTCACGTATGCCGCCGGCGGATTGGCGGGCGCGGGAACCACGACCACCTACACCGGCAGTCTCAATAACCCGGGTGGCGGCCAGGTGATCACCAGTGTGCGGCTTTTCAATTTCAACGCCGGCAGCGGCACCAACAACAACGCCTATTTCAACAACATGATCATTTCCCCCGGCGTTGCCACCGACAACGCCGCCAATTCCGGCTACAGTACGGCGGGCACCACGTTCCGCGTCTGGGCGCCGAGCGCGACGGCGATGCATGTTTCGGGCACGTGGAACGGCTTCAACACATCCGCGACGCCGCTGTTCTCCGAGGGCAACGGTAATTGGTCCGCCGACGTGGCCGGGGCCCTCAACGGCCACCAATACCAGTACTACATTTCCAATTCCACGGTCGGCACGAACGTCACCAAACAGGATCCCCGGGCCCGTCGTGTGGTCAACTCCGCCAGCAACAGCTATATTTACAACCCGACCAACTTCAACTGGGCGGGCGACAACTTCACCGCTCCCGGCCTGAGCAACGCGGTGATCTACGAAATGTGCATCGGATCGTTTAACGATCCGAACGCGCCGAATAATGCCGGCACCTTTTATGACGCGACGAACCGGTTGGCCTTCCTGAAACAGCTCGGAATCACCGCCGTCGAAGTTATGCCGATCAACGAGTTTCCCGGCGATTTCAGTTGGGGCTACAATCCCGCCGGCATTTTCGCCGCGGAAAGCGCCTATGGCGGTCCGGATGGTTTCAAGACCTTCGTAAAGGTCGCCCATCAACTCGGCATCGCGGTGCTCCTCGACGTGGTCCACAACCACTGGGGCGGCAACAGCGCCGGCAACGGCTATGGGGATCTGTACCATAGCGTGTGGCAGTTTGACGGCACGTCCTCAGGCGGGTTCGGCGGGATTTATTTCTACCAGGATTCCTGCAGGGGCTTCGCCCAGACATGGGGACCGCGACCCAATTTTGATACGTCCCAAGTCTATCAGTTCATTAAGGACAATATCACGATGTGGATGAGTGAATGCCATGTCGACGGATTCCGCTGGGACTCGGTCGGGGAAATCGAGGGAGATTATCCGTGCGGGGATACGCTCACTTCCGGCATCAACCTGATTGCGGACGTTAGCGGGATGATCCACTCCCAAGCGGGGGGTAAGATCAATATCGGCGAGGATAATCCGAATAACCAGACCGGGGCCAACGGGTTCGACGGGACCTGGGACAACAACGCCTTCTTCGGCAACGTCCAGCCTCAATTGTCCGCTTCGAGTGACTCCGCGCGCAACATGGGATCGATCAGTTTTGCCGTCAATATCAATCACAACGGTGGCGGCATGGGGAACTGGGGAAACGTTGTCTTCACGGAGGACCACGATCAGTGCGGGGACGGGAACGGCTCGGGGGCCCAGCGTATACCGGTGAGGATTGACAACAACAACCCGACGAGCTATTTCGCACGCAAGCGTTCTTCGCTTGGAGCGGCCCTCACATTGACCACCGCCGGGATGCCCATGCTCCTGCAGGGCCAGGAAATGCTGACCACCAGTCAGTTCGGCGCGGTCATCCCCATCAATTGGGGATTGACGAACACCTGGAGCACCATCGTTTCCCTCTACACGGATCTCATCCGTCTTCGGCGGAACCTCGACGGGCGGTCCGCAGGTCTTACGGGCGTGAACACCAGCACCATCTGGCAGGACAACCTCAGCAAGATGATCGCCTACCGTCGGTGGAATACGGGCAATGTGGGAGACGACGTCATCGTCATTTGCAACTTCGCGAACACCAATTGGCCGGCGTACAACATCACCGGTTTCCCCCATACAGGCATTTGGTACACGCAACTCAACAGCGACTTCACCAAGTACGGTTCCGACTATGGCAACTTCGGGAGCCTTTCCACCACGGTGTCTGTCAATACCGCCACAATTTCCATCGCTCCGTATAGCGTCCTGATTATGTCGCAGAATGTGCCCGGCGCACCCCCCACCCCGCAGGGCGTCACGGCCACCACGATTGGCACCAACCAAATCAACGTCTCCTGGGGCGCTTCCGGCGGCGCCACCGGGTATATCGTCAAACGGGGCGGCTCTCCCATTGCCACCACCGCCGCGACCACCTATTCCGATACCGGTTTGTCCGTGGGCGCGACCTACTGTTACTCGGTCGCCGCGACCAACAATCTCGGGGGAACTTCTGCGGATTCCGTATCCGCTTGCGCAGCGACGCTGCCCGCGACCAGCGCGACCAACCTCCTGGCTTATTGGACGCTCGACGAAGGAACCGGGTCCACGGCGTTCGATTCCTCCGGGAACACCAACACCGGTGCCGTGACCCTGGGTGGCGGCGGATGGACCGGCGGCATGGTCAATGGCGCCCTGTCTTTCGACGGCGAATCGACCCAGGTGCTGGTTTCCAACGCCGCGTCGCTGAATCCGGTGCAGACAATCACAATCTCCGCGTGGGTCAACGCGCAGTATTGGTTCAACACTCCCCGGATCGTGGAGAAGGGCAAGACGGACAATCAATACGCACTCTTCGTGAACGGGTCGGGTTCACTCGAATTTCTCCTGACCGGCGTGACCGGCGGGAATTTGTCAATCACTCCGCCGTCCGCGGGGGTCTGGCATCACGTGGCCGGCACGTACGACGGATCGTCAATCAGCCTGTATGTCGACGGGCAACTGGCCGCGCAACACCCGGCCAGCGGCCCGCTCGCGATCACCACGGACCCGCTCGCCATTGGCGACAAACCGTCCGGCAGCGTGCTCACGTCCTTCGCCGGCATCATCGATGATGTTCGGATTTATGGCAGCGGCCTGCCCGCGAACCAGGTCGCCCAGCTCTACGGCACGGACAGCGTTGGCGATGGGATCGCGAACTGGTGGCGTCTGCAGTATTTTGGAAGTAGCTCCACAACCAATTCCAGTACCTGCGGCGCCTGTGATTATGATGGCACCGGCCAAAATAACCTCTTCAAGTACGTGGCCGGATTGGATCCAACCGATATCACATCGGTCTTCTATCTCCAGATCGCCACGGTGACCAACCAGGATGCGCAGCAAAACCTGCTCTTCAACCCACTGGCCTCTGGCCGCACGTACGTGCCCCAGTACAGCACCGATCTCGCCAGCGGGGTCTGGTTCCCGCTCCTGGATTATTTGGGACCGTCGACAAACGGCAATCAGGTGACGATCACGGACACGATCGCGGCGCCGCCCCAGAAGTTCTACCGCATCGACATCTCGGTGCCGTAA
- a CDS encoding choice-of-anchor tandem repeat GloVer-containing protein, translating into MKRTTIVGSLAFLFLFSSYCDSASAATLTNIYVFTAGNDGYDPNGVVQGSDGNLYGTTAYGGTNADCGTGTVGTVFKISPSGGTFTTLCSFPSSDSRGPYAGGALVQGSDGNFYGTTSGWACSDGTVFKVSPNGSFTTLCSVDGYPEAWLVQGSDGNFYGTTAWDSDSSMCGAGSVFSISTSGSLTTLHCFSSDGSEGAGPIGALVQGSDSNFYGVAHSSGENYVGTLFRITPSGTFATLHQFDGTDGAGPLGLVRGVDGNFYGITESGGPNWNSPDPDVESQGNIFRITPSGSFTDLYDFSGSDNASADAWLTQGSDGNFYGVTMVGGSNLDVYGGAYGEIFRISPSGDYTNLYEFGGGDGDGRYPNARLTQGCDGNFYGTTIEGGGPGHGVIFKLIVPFNSLNPPPNQVSAIQIVGSNVVITVPSIFGEHYQLQYRNSMTDGSWSDVVGASVSNSIGGPLTLIDYGGAVNTQRFYRVDVFACSADAYSDPVGFVTLTAEGTNAPGSPAYSFLGLGLTQIPALRGVVGTVSGTQVPLDSPLSPGQYNSVSNGPLYYIEVTSGTSAGFTDDVVSNDAVNVFTANDDSSVIANGSTYKLYPHWTIASVFGTTDQVGLDQGASGDQILVQNPVTQTFSTYYYTTATKALTAGWKSAGSGNADAAQTPLYNNQGILINRQPGTNLTFKSVGAVKLGPTIVPLFGPGNQIPANVYAAAITLSNSGLYTDGVSTDSFVFGSDYVLIHDDTAGVYNTYFYTTATKSLTAGWKQSGTGNTDAGGTMIAVGSSILIQLQSGHNGFNWKMPAPY; encoded by the coding sequence ATGAAACGAACCACCATCGTCGGAAGCCTTGCTTTTCTTTTTCTGTTCAGCAGCTATTGCGACAGCGCTTCAGCTGCGACGCTAACGAATATTTACGTGTTTACGGCCGGTAATGATGGGTACGATCCCAATGGAGTTGTTCAGGGCAGCGACGGCAATCTTTACGGCACGACAGCCTACGGTGGCACCAACGCGGATTGCGGGACCGGTACTGTTGGAACAGTGTTCAAAATCAGTCCGAGTGGTGGCACCTTTACGACTCTTTGCTCGTTTCCCAGCAGCGATAGTCGCGGTCCCTATGCCGGTGGTGCACTTGTCCAGGGCAGTGACGGTAATTTCTACGGCACAACCTCCGGCTGGGCGTGTTCCGATGGTACCGTGTTCAAAGTCAGTCCGAACGGTAGCTTTACGACTCTTTGCTCGGTGGACGGCTATCCAGAGGCTTGGTTAGTGCAAGGCAGCGATGGCAATTTCTACGGCACGACGGCTTGGGATAGTGATTCGTCCATGTGCGGGGCAGGGTCAGTATTTAGTATCAGTACGAGCGGTAGTCTGACGACTCTCCACTGTTTCTCCTCAGACGGTTCGGAGGGTGCCGGACCAATTGGCGCGCTAGTGCAGGGCAGTGATAGCAACTTCTACGGTGTGGCCCATTCCAGCGGGGAAAACTACGTTGGCACGCTGTTCAGAATTACTCCGAGCGGCACCTTTGCCACCCTACACCAATTCGATGGCACTGACGGAGCCGGTCCACTCGGGCTCGTGCGGGGCGTCGACGGTAATTTTTACGGCATCACAGAATCCGGGGGCCCAAATTGGAATAGTCCCGATCCTGACGTCGAGAGTCAGGGCAACATTTTCAGAATCACTCCAAGCGGAAGCTTTACGGATCTTTACGACTTTAGCGGAAGTGACAATGCGTCTGCTGACGCTTGGCTGACGCAAGGCAGCGACGGCAATTTCTACGGGGTCACTATGGTTGGAGGATCAAACTTGGACGTCTACGGCGGTGCCTACGGGGAGATATTCCGGATCAGCCCAAGCGGGGACTACACGAATCTTTACGAATTCGGAGGGGGTGATGGTGATGGACGATATCCAAATGCCAGGCTTACGCAGGGTTGCGACGGCAATTTCTACGGGACGACAATAGAAGGCGGCGGGCCCGGTCACGGTGTTATCTTCAAGCTCATCGTTCCCTTTAATTCTCTCAATCCACCACCGAATCAGGTCAGCGCCATCCAGATTGTGGGTTCCAATGTAGTCATCACGGTTCCGTCCATCTTCGGCGAGCACTACCAACTGCAGTACCGCAACTCAATGACGGACGGGTCATGGTCCGATGTTGTCGGCGCCTCGGTCAGCAACAGCATCGGCGGCCCCCTCACGTTGATCGACTACGGCGGCGCGGTCAACACGCAACGATTCTACCGTGTTGATGTGTTCGCCTGCTCCGCCGACGCGTACTCGGATCCGGTGGGATTCGTCACACTGACGGCCGAAGGGACAAACGCCCCCGGTAGCCCGGCGTACTCATTTTTGGGCCTGGGCTTGACGCAGATTCCGGCGCTCCGCGGGGTCGTCGGCACGGTTTCCGGCACGCAAGTTCCGCTGGACAGCCCACTATCACCCGGCCAGTACAACAGCGTTTCCAATGGCCCTTTGTATTATATCGAGGTCACAAGCGGAACGTCGGCGGGGTTTACCGATGATGTCGTGAGCAATGACGCGGTGAATGTGTTCACCGCCAACGACGATTCGTCCGTAATCGCCAACGGGTCAACCTACAAATTGTATCCGCACTGGACCATCGCCAGCGTTTTCGGGACAACCGACCAGGTCGGCCTCGATCAAGGAGCTTCGGGCGACCAAATTCTGGTTCAAAATCCGGTAACACAGACCTTCTCGACGTACTACTACACGACCGCCACGAAGGCATTAACTGCTGGCTGGAAGTCTGCGGGCTCCGGAAACGCGGATGCTGCGCAAACGCCGCTCTACAACAATCAAGGCATTCTCATTAACCGCCAACCGGGTACGAACCTCACATTCAAGTCGGTTGGCGCAGTGAAGCTCGGACCGACAATTGTACCGTTGTTCGGACCTGGGAATCAAATACCCGCTAACGTCTATGCGGCGGCCATCACCCTATCGAATAGCGGGTTGTACACGGACGGTGTTTCGACCGATAGCTTTGTCTTTGGTTCGGATTATGTGCTGATCCATGACGATACGGCTGGAGTTTACAACACGTATTTCTATACAACGGCCACGAAGTCGCTTACGGCTGGCTGGAAGCAAAGCGGTACTGGCAATACCGATGCGGGCGGGACTATGATTGCAGTGGGTTCCAGTATCCTAATTCAACTCCAGTCCGGCCATAACGGCTTCAACTGGAAGATGCCTGCTCCGTACTGA
- a CDS encoding sulfotransferase codes for MFEKLSTNNSSFARWLRRTISRYVSEDSPIIIGGCQRSGTTLLRVMLDSHPHIACGPESSLLAGSFLPHKLTKRFGIPIDEIWRLRRMASDHAHFVEMFLTRYAADRGRKRWAEKTPHHARFLDYIFRHFPKAKFIHVIRDGRDVVCSIRTHPKHRIVDGKKVATGIRKPLEPCIQAWLRETATALRWQRHPNYFEIHYENLVNAPGPQLRQLCEFIDEPWDPVMLEYHKQTGPSRDAANFISNEAATAPLTTQAIERWRDELNREELALFYKLAGKRLTELGYEIDPAPAPVLTTTVAHLAR; via the coding sequence ATGTTCGAGAAGCTTTCGACCAACAATTCGTCCTTCGCCCGATGGTTACGCCGAACCATATCCCGATACGTGTCGGAAGACTCCCCGATCATTATTGGCGGTTGTCAGCGCAGTGGTACGACCTTGCTGCGAGTCATGCTGGACTCGCATCCACACATCGCCTGCGGTCCCGAGAGCAGTCTGCTGGCGGGAAGTTTTCTTCCCCACAAACTGACGAAGCGGTTCGGTATTCCCATCGACGAGATTTGGCGGCTGCGCCGGATGGCAAGCGATCATGCGCATTTCGTCGAAATGTTTTTGACCCGGTACGCAGCCGACCGCGGCCGGAAACGATGGGCGGAGAAAACGCCGCATCATGCGCGGTTCCTCGATTACATTTTCCGCCATTTTCCCAAGGCGAAGTTCATCCATGTGATTCGCGATGGGCGGGACGTGGTGTGTTCGATTCGTACGCATCCCAAGCATCGGATCGTTGATGGAAAAAAAGTGGCCACGGGAATTCGAAAACCACTGGAACCCTGTATCCAGGCGTGGCTGCGTGAAACGGCGACGGCCTTGAGGTGGCAACGACACCCAAACTATTTCGAAATCCATTACGAGAACCTGGTGAATGCGCCCGGACCGCAACTGCGGCAGCTCTGCGAGTTCATCGACGAACCGTGGGACCCGGTTATGCTCGAATACCACAAGCAAACGGGGCCATCACGGGACGCAGCCAATTTTATTTCAAACGAAGCCGCCACGGCGCCCCTCACCACCCAGGCGATCGAACGCTGGCGTGACGAGTTGAACCGGGAAGAGCTGGCACTGTTTTACAAACTGGCCGGGAAGCGACTGACGGAGCTCGGGTATGAAATCGACCCGGCACCGGCCCCGGTCCTCACAACCACCGTGGCGCACCTCGCCAGATGA
- a CDS encoding PEP-CTERM sorting domain-containing protein, whose translation MAAAAFLLSTIQARAITVDGTLDAGYGSALAIQGNPTGFGDSTVGDGTSGGGSELDAGYGTISGGNLYLFLAGNHESNGNHVNVFISGGAAGQSTLAVPTTATMQQMNGSKFSPGFQATFALDVNDFTGTNYVEEYTLTGVPAGGFVGSIPLSGGIGTGTPGVSTIGDNNKNAGGITGSSATSAQALSVGTGLELQIPLASIGWTGGSISVLADVNGGGDSFLSNQFLPGLPSGTGNLGNSGRFDFSGTAGQFFTVAVPEPSSIGLVVVGLLGALTIRRRKA comes from the coding sequence ATGGCGGCTGCTGCATTTCTTTTGTCCACTATACAAGCGCGAGCGATTACTGTCGATGGGACGCTGGATGCGGGCTACGGCAGCGCGCTGGCGATCCAGGGGAATCCCACTGGTTTCGGGGACAGCACCGTTGGAGACGGCACGTCAGGCGGCGGTTCGGAATTGGATGCCGGTTACGGCACGATTAGCGGCGGGAACCTCTATTTGTTTCTTGCGGGCAACCATGAGAGCAACGGCAACCACGTAAATGTGTTTATTTCTGGCGGCGCCGCGGGTCAAAGCACCCTTGCTGTACCCACCACTGCCACGATGCAACAGATGAACGGGTCGAAGTTTAGCCCCGGCTTCCAAGCCACGTTCGCGTTGGACGTGAACGACTTTACGGGCACCAACTACGTCGAAGAGTATACTTTGACGGGCGTCCCTGCGGGCGGTTTTGTGGGCTCGATCCCTCTCTCGGGCGGGATTGGAACCGGCACCCCCGGCGTAAGCACGATTGGGGACAACAACAAAAACGCTGGTGGCATCACCGGCAGTTCGGCCACCTCGGCCCAGGCGCTTTCGGTTGGGACCGGTTTGGAATTGCAGATCCCTCTCGCCTCAATCGGATGGACGGGTGGCTCAATCTCCGTGCTGGCCGATGTTAACGGCGGCGGCGACAGCTTCCTCTCGAACCAGTTCCTTCCAGGTTTGCCTTCCGGAACGGGCAACTTGGGAAATAGCGGGCGGTTTGATTTCAGTGGAACTGCCGGTCAGTTTTTCACCGTGGCGGTTCCCGAACCCTCATCGATCGGTCTCGTAGTGGTCGGACTGCTCGGTGCGTTGACGATTCGCCGTCGCAAAGCCTAA
- a CDS encoding L,D-transpeptidase yields the protein MSARRLVITKHSKTLIVFDGEEEVLRIPVVTGKNSADKQREGDLATPEGEFYICYKNPKSNYYRFLGLSYPNVEDAERGLRDKLISRAEYQQIRDAIAGKKCPPWKTALGGEVGLHGPCPNITWTHGCVAMDVEQIGRLYDLLDIGDEVTILP from the coding sequence GTGAGCGCGCGGCGACTCGTCATCACCAAGCACTCCAAGACGCTGATCGTTTTCGATGGCGAGGAGGAAGTGTTGCGCATTCCGGTCGTCACGGGCAAGAATTCCGCCGACAAACAGCGCGAGGGCGACCTGGCAACGCCTGAAGGCGAGTTTTATATTTGTTACAAGAATCCCAAGAGTAACTATTACCGATTCCTGGGTTTGAGTTACCCCAATGTCGAAGACGCCGAGCGCGGCCTGCGTGACAAGCTCATTTCCCGGGCCGAATATCAGCAAATCCGCGACGCGATCGCCGGGAAAAAATGTCCGCCGTGGAAAACTGCCCTCGGCGGTGAGGTCGGCTTGCACGGGCCTTGTCCGAACATTACCTGGACGCATGGTTGCGTGGCGATGGACGTCGAGCAAATCGGACGGCTCTACGATCTCCTGGATATCGGGGATGAGGTGACGATCCTGCCGTAA